A single Crateriforma conspicua DNA region contains:
- a CDS encoding nucleoside hydrolase-like domain-containing protein: protein MRTICAALLLISYLGEPSIAAEDTTGGRARMLVLADMGNEPDEEQQIVHLVACCNEFDVEGLIAVTGKYLHPGSPTAYRQRLHPELFHQIIDAYEKVFPNLKKHADGWADPDHLRSVVASGQTGYGIEDTGPGKSTAGSKRIIDAVTKDDPRPLWVVVNAGSNTLAQALIDYRASHTAAEVADFVSRLRVFENGAQDNSGAWICAEFPDIHWIRSNYQTYAYGGPGGDGKKDNRGSRQSLGPYTWKPYEYSGLGQHHWALDHIKSDNGPLGVAWPLRQFSGGRLSFLEGGGTVPWLGLVNKGLFSIDHVNWGGWSGRFDPQKTSNDWSKHRSVRDDEQTGRPFKVYAEAEDHWIDPETGEDFSGIFAPVWRFRRATWNDFAARLDWCVRSYDQANHHPVAAIGDDAGDAILFRSGTAGEPLSLDATKSTDPDGDQLRFRWWFYPEAGTYTGELPAIRNGETATPSFNVPQDANGQTIHLVLEITDTGRPYPLTDYRRIVIRVGT from the coding sequence ATGAGAACGATCTGCGCTGCGTTGTTGTTGATATCTTATCTGGGCGAACCCTCGATCGCTGCCGAAGACACCACTGGCGGACGCGCTCGGATGCTGGTGTTGGCCGACATGGGCAACGAACCGGACGAAGAACAGCAGATTGTCCACTTGGTGGCCTGTTGCAATGAATTCGACGTGGAAGGTTTGATCGCCGTCACGGGCAAGTACTTGCATCCGGGTTCCCCGACGGCCTATCGCCAAAGACTTCATCCCGAACTGTTCCACCAGATCATCGACGCCTACGAAAAGGTTTTTCCGAACCTGAAGAAGCATGCCGACGGATGGGCAGATCCTGATCATCTGCGGTCGGTCGTCGCGTCGGGTCAGACCGGCTATGGAATCGAAGACACCGGCCCCGGCAAATCGACCGCCGGTTCAAAGCGGATCATTGACGCGGTGACCAAAGACGACCCGCGACCACTTTGGGTGGTCGTCAATGCGGGGTCCAACACACTGGCCCAAGCATTGATCGACTATCGGGCTAGCCACACCGCCGCAGAAGTCGCGGATTTCGTATCGCGATTGCGAGTCTTTGAAAATGGAGCCCAGGACAACTCCGGTGCATGGATCTGTGCCGAGTTCCCCGACATTCATTGGATCCGCAGCAACTATCAAACTTATGCCTATGGCGGTCCGGGCGGCGATGGCAAGAAAGACAATCGTGGGTCACGCCAATCGCTGGGACCATACACCTGGAAACCTTACGAATACTCGGGTCTGGGGCAACACCACTGGGCATTGGACCACATCAAATCGGACAACGGACCGCTGGGTGTCGCTTGGCCACTGCGCCAGTTTTCCGGCGGCCGCCTTTCCTTCCTCGAAGGCGGTGGAACGGTGCCGTGGCTGGGCTTGGTTAACAAAGGACTTTTTTCCATCGATCACGTGAATTGGGGCGGTTGGTCCGGACGATTCGATCCCCAAAAAACATCGAACGATTGGTCCAAGCACCGCAGCGTACGAGACGACGAACAAACCGGTCGCCCATTCAAGGTTTATGCCGAAGCAGAAGACCATTGGATCGATCCGGAAACAGGCGAAGATTTCAGCGGCATCTTTGCACCCGTGTGGAGATTCCGGCGGGCGACGTGGAACGATTTTGCCGCACGGTTGGACTGGTGTGTTCGTTCCTACGACCAAGCCAATCATCATCCCGTCGCTGCAATTGGCGACGACGCCGGCGACGCCATTCTATTTCGCAGCGGTACCGCGGGAGAACCACTATCGCTTGACGCCACAAAGTCCACCGATCCCGACGGCGACCAGTTGCGGTTTCGCTGGTGGTTCTATCCCGAAGCGGGAACCTACACGGGCGAATTGCCTGCGATCCGCAACGGCGAAACAGCAACGCCAAGCTTCAATGTTCCGCAAGACGCCAACGGCCAAACGATTCACTTGGTTCTTGAAATCACCGACACGGGCCGACCGTATCCGCTGACCGATTATCGACGTATCGTCATTCGGGTCGGAACCTAA
- a CDS encoding sulfatase, which produces MRTLGIFCLLVAATVTMENHAVAKARPNIIVFLVDDMGWTDSSVYGSTFYETPNLSRLAGQGMRMTQAYAQPLCSPSRAALLTGKYPARIGMHQAITGQSKPNPIVPAAANPRQVVVWPQSRSHLPLSEQTIAEVLREVGYQTWFLGKWHLGAAPRFWPQQQGFETVIGVGGAGPSGGYFAPNNIPALQPGPDGEYICERLTDEACSLISRRGDDPFFLYLSHFNVHSPYEAPAEQIERFAAKMDPANEHQNPVMAAMLYAMDQSLGKIMQRLDDEGIADDTWLFFLSDNGGIHWHNMKGQYAERFPVPVTSNAPLRGGKACFYEGGIRVPMVVRKPGKIAAGAVCDVPVHMIDLYPTLCQIAGADVPRELSVDGVSLLPILTETGSLDRSRLFCHFPRSKTLAGTVGGSFVRDGDYKLIRLWFSGEQGTHAYELYNLKQDVGEQSNLAEQMPQKVAEMAEALDVWLEQTGALLPRLNPKSN; this is translated from the coding sequence ATGAGAACGCTTGGCATCTTTTGTTTGCTGGTTGCCGCCACTGTGACGATGGAGAATCACGCGGTTGCGAAGGCCCGACCCAACATCATTGTCTTTCTGGTCGACGATATGGGTTGGACGGACAGTTCGGTCTATGGCAGCACGTTCTACGAAACGCCAAATCTGTCACGCTTGGCCGGCCAAGGCATGCGAATGACCCAGGCGTACGCACAACCCCTGTGTTCGCCGTCACGGGCCGCATTGTTGACCGGAAAGTATCCGGCCAGGATCGGAATGCATCAGGCGATTACCGGACAAAGCAAGCCCAACCCGATCGTTCCCGCTGCGGCAAATCCGCGGCAGGTCGTGGTGTGGCCGCAAAGCCGATCGCACTTGCCCTTGTCGGAGCAAACCATCGCCGAAGTCCTGCGAGAGGTTGGCTATCAGACTTGGTTTTTGGGCAAGTGGCATTTGGGCGCGGCACCACGTTTCTGGCCGCAACAGCAAGGCTTTGAAACCGTGATCGGCGTTGGCGGTGCGGGGCCTAGCGGCGGCTATTTTGCACCCAACAACATTCCCGCGTTGCAACCCGGTCCGGACGGCGAATACATCTGTGAACGCTTGACCGACGAAGCGTGTTCGCTGATCAGTCGGCGCGGCGACGATCCGTTCTTTTTGTACCTGTCACACTTCAACGTCCACTCGCCTTACGAAGCGCCTGCCGAACAGATCGAACGTTTTGCGGCAAAGATGGATCCCGCGAACGAGCATCAAAATCCCGTGATGGCTGCGATGCTGTATGCGATGGATCAAAGCCTTGGAAAGATCATGCAGCGGTTGGATGACGAGGGGATTGCGGATGATACGTGGTTGTTCTTTTTGTCGGACAACGGCGGGATTCACTGGCATAACATGAAAGGTCAGTATGCCGAACGTTTTCCCGTTCCGGTCACATCCAATGCACCGCTGCGCGGTGGTAAAGCCTGTTTCTATGAAGGCGGCATTCGTGTGCCGATGGTTGTTCGCAAGCCTGGCAAAATTGCCGCGGGGGCGGTTTGCGATGTGCCGGTCCACATGATCGATCTGTATCCGACGCTTTGCCAGATCGCCGGCGCCGATGTGCCTCGGGAACTTTCGGTTGACGGTGTCAGTTTGCTGCCGATTCTGACCGAAACCGGCTCGCTGGATCGTTCACGTCTGTTTTGTCACTTTCCACGATCCAAAACGTTGGCCGGAACGGTGGGCGGATCGTTCGTTCGTGACGGAGATTACAAGCTGATCCGGTTGTGGTTCAGCGGTGAGCAAGGGACGCACGCCTATGAACTGTACAACCTGAAACAAGACGTGGGTGAACAGTCGAATCTGGCCGAACAAATGCCACAGAAGGTGGCGGAGATGGCGGAAGCCCTTGACGTTTGGCTGGAGCAAACGGGGGCTTTGTTGCCGCGTCTAAATCCAAAGTCCAACTGA